Proteins encoded within one genomic window of Flavobacterium sp. NG2:
- a CDS encoding DUF5675 family protein has product MILILNRTYFTDGTNGKLECEGKFICNTIELPWKNNETQVSCIPEGKYCIRKRYSQKFQWHLEVLEVKNRSLILFHPANNALHELKGCIAPVTKLSGPGLGLMSRKAFTSLKAFIYKALDNNERIELIIQSKFKNYEKNYK; this is encoded by the coding sequence ATGATACTTATATTAAATAGAACTTATTTCACTGATGGAACTAATGGTAAACTTGAATGCGAGGGTAAATTCATCTGTAACACCATTGAATTGCCTTGGAAGAATAACGAAACGCAAGTTTCCTGCATTCCGGAAGGGAAATATTGTATAAGAAAGCGATACAGTCAAAAATTTCAATGGCATTTGGAAGTATTGGAAGTAAAAAACAGAAGTCTGATTTTATTTCATCCTGCCAATAATGCTTTGCATGAATTGAAAGGTTGTATTGCTCCAGTAACAAAACTTTCAGGACCAGGTTTAGGTTTGATGTCTAGAAAAGCTTTTACGAGCCTAAAAGCCTTTATTTATAAAGCTTTAGACAATAACGAACGGATCGAGTTAATTATTCAATCTAAATTTAAAAATTATGAAAAAAATTATAAATAG
- a CDS encoding YegP family protein — protein MGKFVITKRNNGEFQFNLKANNGQIILSSEGYTTKSACENGIESVRRNSQDDNKFDRKTSSNGKPYFNLKATNGQIIGTSEMYESTAARDNGIASVKSNAPDASVEDLTN, from the coding sequence ATGGGGAAATTTGTAATTACTAAAAGAAACAATGGTGAATTTCAATTTAATTTAAAAGCGAATAATGGCCAAATCATCCTAAGCAGTGAAGGTTATACTACTAAAAGTGCCTGTGAAAATGGTATTGAATCGGTGAGACGTAATTCCCAAGACGATAATAAATTCGACCGCAAAACTTCCTCTAATGGTAAACCATATTTCAATCTAAAAGCCACCAATGGTCAAATCATTGGGACAAGTGAAATGTATGAAAGTACCGCTGCTCGTGATAATGGAATAGCTTCAGTTAAAAGCAATGCACCAGATGCTTCAGTTGAAGACTTAACAAATTAA